A single region of the Bacillota bacterium genome encodes:
- a CDS encoding MFS transporter, translated as MQPSEEVTAKRWYQGLTGYHWLVLFVASCGWLFDTMDQWLYVLSRQPALRELLAREGIAPTDANVGYYSGIVQAIFIAGWATGGFLFGIIGDRLGRTRTMAITVLMYAGFTGLSGLSQTWEQFAVLRFLTGLGVGGEFAAGASLVAEVFPSHARATALGIMQASSALGNMLAGVINLTVAPTWGWRWVFAVGVTPALLVFVIRLFVREPERWEEAKERARMEKKQLGALSEMWHTPLLRRNLLVGIGLGAVGIVGFWGISTWSPDLLRNLLNPNNLPELKPYTDRMVSYGAMAQNAGAFFGSLFAAWLAQRVGRRFAIGTALLLCLVIAPATFHLTHSFLTAMIFFPLLGFSMLALLGCYAVYFPEIFPTRLRATGTGFSYNVARYIAAIAPWTFGTLRAHYGIEQAATIISAVFLLGYVVLRWAPETKGKPLPE; from the coding sequence ATGCAGCCTTCTGAAGAGGTTACTGCTAAACGCTGGTATCAGGGGTTAACAGGTTATCACTGGCTGGTATTATTTGTAGCGTCGTGCGGCTGGCTGTTCGATACGATGGACCAGTGGCTGTATGTGTTGTCACGTCAGCCGGCTCTGCGTGAGCTGTTAGCCCGCGAGGGTATTGCGCCTACTGACGCCAACGTGGGTTACTATTCAGGGATTGTGCAGGCGATTTTCATCGCCGGATGGGCGACCGGCGGCTTTTTGTTCGGTATTATTGGTGACCGTCTCGGACGCACCCGCACGATGGCGATAACGGTGCTGATGTATGCGGGTTTCACGGGCTTAAGCGGTCTCTCTCAGACATGGGAGCAGTTCGCCGTGCTTCGTTTCTTGACGGGGCTGGGTGTAGGCGGTGAATTCGCCGCGGGGGCGTCTCTGGTGGCAGAGGTGTTTCCATCGCACGCGCGGGCGACGGCTCTGGGCATCATGCAGGCGTCATCCGCGCTGGGCAACATGCTTGCGGGCGTCATTAACCTGACCGTTGCTCCCACCTGGGGATGGAGATGGGTGTTTGCAGTGGGGGTAACCCCGGCCCTGCTGGTGTTTGTCATTCGTCTATTTGTCAGGGAGCCGGAACGCTGGGAGGAAGCGAAAGAGCGTGCCCGTATGGAGAAGAAGCAGTTGGGCGCACTGAGCGAAATGTGGCACACGCCCCTTTTGCGGCGCAATCTGCTGGTCGGCATCGGGCTGGGGGCAGTTGGAATCGTCGGGTTCTGGGGTATCAGCACCTGGTCGCCCGACCTGTTGCGCAATCTGTTGAACCCCAACAACCTTCCAGAGCTCAAGCCGTATACAGACCGAATGGTGAGCTATGGTGCGATGGCGCAGAACGCTGGCGCGTTTTTTGGCAGCCTGTTTGCGGCGTGGCTGGCGCAGCGCGTGGGAAGGCGTTTTGCAATAGGAACAGCGCTCCTGTTGTGTTTGGTCATTGCACCCGCTACGTTTCACCTCACCCATTCATTCCTGACCGCGATGATTTTCTTCCCGCTGCTGGGGTTCAGTATGCTGGCGTTGCTGGGGTGCTACGCGGTCTACTTCCCGGAGATTTTCCCCACACGCTTGCGGGCAACGGGCACGGGCTTTTCGTATAATGTCGCACGCTACATCGCGGCAATAGCGCCGTGGACTTTCGGCACGTTGCGTGCGCACTACGGTATTGAGCAGGCGGCTACTATTATCTCAGCGGTCTTCCTGCTGGGCTATGTGGTATTGCGCTGGGCGCCAGAGACGAAGGGCAAACCGCTGCCCGAGTAG
- a CDS encoding DUF4962 domain-containing protein, with protein sequence MQAPDRQPMPGEWGYRPENGSTVAVNPPSLTWIHRREAASYDVQWATRRDVSDAVTVEKHRWCVYTHHEPLKPGKYYWRYRIRTRNGEVSSWSQIREFTVSSRAVLFPQPTLAQMKERIGSAHPRLFVRAADLPALREWSQREGRRFLQNLQTQAERLLREGPTPEPAVKASARDPQTRQYWWSNREQTVKACMEAELLAFLYLLTEDNRYAEPARRWVMHLAAWDPDGPNNFAINCEAAKPMLHRLPRAYDWAYYALTEQERERVRAVMLRRATDAWRSWEVQEGNGHLSRPYDSHGNRTWHKLAECAIALLGEVPEAEMWLDYAVHKFFAAYPVWSDDDGGWHEGLSYWAGYMSKIVWWTEVAEKALGIDSFRKPFFNRAGDYALYTAPPGSPDMGFGDLSHGHPSSGWSFAAYFAHKMGNPYWKWWTQQWNIQLQSSEPVLNLLWNTLPSVAPKPPRDLPPSRVFRGIGVAVLNSNLMDSRDNVQIRFKSSPFGRQSHGHDPHNSFTLNAYGECLLTNCVYRDLHGSPFHTQWCWSTVAQNAMLVDGEGQVSHSPDPFGRIIADDLQSGADYIAGEATRAYADKLRHYVRHVVFVKPDLVVFVDEAVADQPRRFAWMLHALAPFEVEPRQQRLRIEREQAGAYIHYIAPSPLRMRQWDGYTPPPDAEYLRSVGRGGFPNQWHVEASTVRPHSEVFTLTVVRPYRKTRRPPAEMEVEENDTALLIRTVAADGTPLTVAIRRAGVPEASIGGWRFRHFAQAQRGSRQWLLGKP encoded by the coding sequence ATGCAAGCTCCGGACAGACAACCCATGCCCGGCGAGTGGGGCTACCGTCCAGAGAACGGCAGCACCGTGGCGGTGAACCCGCCCTCGCTCACATGGATACACCGCCGCGAGGCGGCATCCTACGACGTGCAGTGGGCGACACGGCGCGATGTGAGCGACGCTGTGACTGTGGAAAAGCACCGCTGGTGCGTATACACCCATCATGAGCCTCTGAAGCCCGGCAAGTACTACTGGCGCTATCGGATACGCACCCGCAACGGTGAGGTCTCCTCGTGGAGCCAGATACGGGAGTTTACGGTGAGCTCCCGGGCTGTGCTCTTTCCGCAACCCACGCTTGCGCAGATGAAAGAGCGCATCGGCAGCGCCCATCCCCGGCTCTTCGTGCGGGCGGCGGACCTCCCTGCCCTGCGGGAATGGTCTCAGCGCGAAGGCAGGCGGTTCCTGCAAAACCTGCAGACGCAGGCGGAACGACTACTCAGGGAGGGTCCCACGCCGGAGCCTGCCGTTAAAGCCAGCGCACGCGACCCTCAAACGCGCCAGTACTGGTGGTCAAACCGCGAGCAAACGGTGAAAGCGTGTATGGAGGCAGAGCTGCTGGCGTTTCTGTACCTGCTTACAGAAGATAACCGTTATGCCGAGCCTGCCCGTCGATGGGTGATGCACCTTGCCGCATGGGATCCCGACGGACCTAACAACTTTGCCATCAACTGTGAGGCGGCAAAGCCGATGCTGCATCGCCTGCCACGCGCTTACGACTGGGCATACTACGCCCTCACCGAGCAGGAACGCGAACGGGTGCGAGCCGTCATGCTGCGCCGTGCCACCGACGCCTGGCGCAGCTGGGAGGTACAGGAAGGCAACGGACACCTGTCTCGCCCTTATGATAGCCATGGCAACCGCACCTGGCACAAGCTGGCGGAATGCGCCATCGCCCTGCTCGGAGAGGTCCCCGAAGCGGAGATGTGGCTGGACTATGCTGTGCACAAGTTCTTCGCCGCTTACCCGGTATGGAGCGACGATGACGGCGGCTGGCACGAGGGACTGTCTTACTGGGCGGGATACATGTCCAAGATTGTCTGGTGGACGGAGGTAGCAGAGAAAGCGCTGGGCATCGACTCCTTCCGCAAACCCTTCTTCAACCGCGCTGGCGACTATGCCCTGTATACTGCCCCGCCCGGCTCGCCCGACATGGGATTCGGTGACCTGTCGCACGGTCACCCTTCATCGGGCTGGAGCTTCGCTGCCTACTTTGCCCACAAAATGGGTAATCCTTACTGGAAATGGTGGACACAACAGTGGAACATCCAGCTGCAATCCAGCGAACCGGTGTTGAACCTGTTGTGGAATACTCTGCCCAGCGTGGCTCCTAAACCGCCGCGCGACCTGCCGCCATCCAGAGTGTTCCGCGGCATCGGGGTAGCCGTACTCAATAGCAATCTGATGGACTCCCGCGACAACGTACAGATACGGTTTAAGAGCAGCCCCTTTGGCAGGCAAAGCCACGGACACGACCCGCACAATTCTTTCACACTCAATGCGTATGGCGAATGCCTGCTGACCAACTGTGTATACCGCGACTTACACGGTAGCCCGTTCCACACGCAGTGGTGCTGGAGCACGGTTGCCCAAAACGCCATGCTGGTGGATGGCGAAGGACAGGTATCCCACTCGCCAGACCCCTTTGGCAGGATTATCGCTGATGACTTGCAGTCGGGCGCGGACTATATTGCGGGTGAAGCAACCAGAGCCTACGCGGACAAACTGCGTCACTACGTCCGCCATGTGGTCTTCGTGAAGCCCGACCTGGTCGTTTTCGTGGACGAAGCGGTTGCGGACCAACCGCGCCGCTTTGCATGGATGCTCCACGCGCTCGCGCCTTTCGAGGTGGAACCACGCCAGCAACGCCTGAGGATCGAGCGTGAGCAGGCAGGAGCATACATCCATTACATTGCCCCATCGCCGCTGCGGATGCGCCAGTGGGACGGATACACCCCTCCCCCAGATGCTGAATACCTTCGCTCCGTCGGTCGCGGCGGTTTTCCCAACCAGTGGCACGTGGAAGCCAGCACCGTCCGCCCACACAGCGAGGTGTTCACGCTCACCGTGGTGCGACCATACCGGAAGACGCGCCGTCCACCGGCAGAGATGGAGGTAGAAGAGAACGACACCGCTCTGCTCATCCGCACAGTCGCAGCGGACGGCACGCCCCTGACGGTTGCTATCCGTCGCGCCGGTGTTCCAGAGGCATCCATCGGCGGCTGGCGATTTCGGCACTTCGCCCAGGCGCAACGCGGCAGCAGACAGTGGCTGCTGGGAAAACCATAG
- the dgoD gene encoding galactonate dehydratase, producing the protein MRITNIETFAVEPRWLFVKVSTDEDIAGWGECLGDKAFVIAEAVRSYEHVLLGEDPARIIHLVQRMYRHAFWRGGPVLNAAISGVEMALWDIQGKRLGVPVYQLLGGKVRERIRVYRHIGSYEPTQIAEQARQRVEEGYTAVKFCPLPALHPLESPMAIETAVELVAAAREAVGNKVDILLDFHGRATPAIATQLEYELRPYRPFFIEEPVLPENVDALASVASKAVIPIATGERLFTRFGFREVLEKRAAQVLQPDPCICGGIFETRHIAAMAEAYYVALAPHNPYGPMNLAACLQVAACSPNFVIQEFVHLGDGYLKNPFTVREGYIDVPAAPGLGVEVDEDYLREHPLAPKPDPGSGFFHHDDGSIAEW; encoded by the coding sequence GTGCGTATCACAAATATTGAAACCTTTGCGGTCGAGCCGCGCTGGCTGTTCGTCAAAGTGAGCACGGATGAGGACATCGCCGGTTGGGGCGAGTGCCTTGGCGACAAGGCATTCGTGATTGCGGAGGCGGTGCGCTCTTACGAACACGTGTTACTGGGTGAAGACCCCGCCCGTATCATCCATCTGGTACAGCGGATGTATCGTCATGCCTTCTGGCGGGGCGGCCCCGTGCTGAACGCAGCCATCAGCGGCGTCGAGATGGCGCTCTGGGATATTCAGGGCAAAAGGCTGGGCGTGCCGGTATATCAGTTGCTGGGGGGTAAAGTGCGCGAGCGTATCCGCGTCTACCGGCACATCGGCAGTTACGAGCCGACCCAAATCGCCGAGCAAGCGCGCCAGCGCGTGGAGGAAGGATACACCGCCGTCAAGTTCTGTCCTTTGCCTGCCTTGCATCCGCTGGAAAGCCCCATGGCCATTGAAACGGCGGTGGAGCTGGTGGCAGCCGCGCGCGAAGCGGTAGGGAACAAAGTGGATATCCTGCTGGACTTTCACGGTCGCGCCACCCCAGCCATTGCCACGCAGCTGGAGTATGAGCTGCGCCCCTATCGCCCATTCTTTATCGAAGAGCCGGTACTGCCCGAAAACGTGGACGCGCTGGCATCTGTCGCGAGCAAAGCGGTCATCCCCATCGCGACCGGTGAGCGGTTGTTTACCCGCTTTGGTTTCCGTGAGGTGCTGGAGAAGAGAGCCGCTCAGGTATTACAGCCGGACCCGTGCATCTGCGGCGGCATCTTTGAAACCCGCCACATCGCCGCAATGGCGGAAGCATACTACGTTGCGCTGGCGCCCCATAACCCATACGGACCGATGAACCTTGCCGCGTGTCTGCAGGTCGCTGCCTGCTCACCGAACTTCGTGATTCAGGAGTTCGTGCACCTCGGCGACGGCTACCTGAAGAATCCCTTCACCGTGCGTGAAGGCTACATCGACGTGCCCGCCGCACCCGGACTGGGTGTCGAGGTAGACGAAGACTACCTGCGCGAACACCCGCTCGCTCCCAAGCCCGACCCGGGCAGCGGCTTCTTCCATCACGACGACGGCTCCATCGCGGAGTGGTAA
- a CDS encoding beta-glucosidase: MSVLRFPDGFLWGAATASYQIEGSPLADGAGASIWHRFSHTPGTTHNGDTGDVACDHYRRWQEDVALMREMGLKAYRFSISWSRVLPEGKGAVNPAGLDFYDRLVDALLEAGIQPMITLYHWDLPGALQDLGGWANREIVNWFGDYTQVVAQRLGDRVRLWATLNEPWVFTFLGYVQGYHAPGMRDLWAGLRAVHHALLAHGEAVARMRTILPEQARVGIVLNLAPQHPATDGEEDRAAAERVHTMNNALFMEPLMKGNYPALAEQMFGFAWPKVQSGDMERIAQPIDFIGVNYYSRGIVKHGEHGYLRAEGVGNEGALYTDMGWEVYPDGLCEILQWVHSEAPQLSLYVTENGAAFRDELQDDRVADGQRLEYLRQHFMQAHRAIQDGVPLKGYFVWSLMDNFEWAYGYSKRFGIVYVDYATQRRIWKDSARWYQQVIAANAVE; this comes from the coding sequence ATGTCTGTCCTGCGCTTTCCTGATGGATTTCTGTGGGGAGCCGCAACTGCTTCCTATCAGATAGAAGGTTCTCCGCTGGCTGATGGCGCCGGAGCTTCTATCTGGCATCGTTTCTCCCACACGCCGGGCACGACGCATAACGGAGACACCGGTGATGTTGCCTGCGACCATTACCGTCGGTGGCAGGAAGATGTCGCGCTCATGCGCGAAATGGGCTTGAAAGCGTATCGTTTCTCTATCAGCTGGTCTCGCGTTCTTCCCGAAGGCAAAGGTGCGGTCAACCCTGCAGGGCTGGATTTCTACGACCGTCTGGTAGATGCGCTGCTGGAGGCGGGCATCCAGCCGATGATAACGCTTTATCACTGGGACCTGCCGGGGGCGTTGCAGGACCTGGGCGGCTGGGCGAATCGTGAAATCGTCAACTGGTTCGGCGACTACACGCAGGTTGTGGCGCAGCGGCTTGGCGACCGGGTGCGCCTGTGGGCGACGCTTAACGAACCCTGGGTGTTTACGTTTCTGGGTTACGTACAGGGCTATCATGCGCCCGGCATGCGTGACCTGTGGGCGGGGCTTCGTGCCGTACATCATGCCTTGCTGGCGCACGGCGAGGCGGTTGCCCGTATGCGCACCATTTTGCCGGAGCAGGCTCGGGTGGGCATCGTGCTGAATCTCGCGCCACAGCATCCTGCAACCGACGGCGAGGAAGACAGAGCCGCGGCGGAGCGGGTACATACGATGAACAACGCCTTGTTTATGGAACCGCTGATGAAGGGTAATTATCCTGCACTGGCGGAGCAGATGTTCGGTTTCGCGTGGCCCAAGGTACAGAGTGGAGACATGGAGCGCATTGCTCAGCCTATCGATTTTATCGGCGTCAACTACTATTCGCGGGGCATTGTGAAGCATGGTGAGCACGGCTACCTGCGGGCGGAAGGCGTTGGCAACGAGGGCGCCCTGTATACCGACATGGGCTGGGAGGTGTATCCGGACGGGCTTTGCGAGATTTTGCAGTGGGTTCACTCCGAAGCACCGCAGCTGAGCCTGTACGTGACCGAGAACGGGGCGGCGTTCCGTGACGAATTGCAGGATGACAGGGTGGCTGATGGACAGCGGCTGGAGTACCTGCGCCAGCACTTTATGCAGGCGCACCGGGCGATTCAGGATGGTGTTCCGCTGAAGGGGTATTTCGTCTGGTCACTCATGGACAACTTCGAGTGGGCATACGGTTACTCCAAGCGCTTTGGCATCGTCTACGTGGATTACGCCACCCAGCGACGTATCTGGAAAGACAGCGCACGGTGGTATCAGCAGGTCATCGCGGCGAACGCCGTGGAGTAG
- a CDS encoding sigma-70 family RNA polymerase sigma factor — MKESPQDTSPLPRGEEEKKEYTRMLPQLRQIAQHALRRTQRWKTPPGYETAYWREECESIASMAVWNAFLSYKPNANVSFPVYAFLRAVQAIRQEHRLAWRWSVSTTPLRCDGDTGEPIEPVDPEWQKPFQQCEDRCDLQTLLRSLSDQERQLILWHYQEELTEREIAQRLNLSKTAVHKRLTRVRTKLEKALAEKARSG; from the coding sequence ATGAAAGAATCTCCACAAGACACGTCCCCTCTGCCTCGAGGCGAGGAGGAAAAAAAGGAGTACACGCGGATGCTTCCCCAGTTGAGGCAGATTGCGCAGCATGCCTTGCGCCGAACGCAGAGGTGGAAGACTCCACCCGGTTATGAAACAGCCTACTGGCGGGAAGAGTGCGAATCGATAGCCTCGATGGCAGTATGGAACGCATTTCTTTCCTACAAACCGAACGCAAACGTCTCCTTCCCCGTATACGCCTTCCTCAGGGCAGTACAGGCGATTCGCCAGGAACACCGTCTCGCCTGGCGATGGAGCGTCAGCACAACGCCTCTGCGATGTGATGGGGACACCGGAGAACCAATAGAGCCGGTAGACCCTGAATGGCAAAAGCCCTTCCAGCAATGCGAGGACCGCTGTGACCTGCAGACTCTACTCCGCTCACTCTCCGATCAGGAACGCCAGTTAATACTCTGGCACTACCAGGAAGAGCTTACTGAACGGGAAATCGCCCAAAGGCTCAACCTCAGCAAGACCGCCGTGCACAAACGCCTCACTCGAGTGAGAACCAAGCTGGAAAAGGCTCTGGCGGAAAAAGCACGCAGTGGGTGA
- a CDS encoding peptidylprolyl isomerase — protein sequence MAAIACSLVGCTKKETPSGEAAMAPKQEEATQAPAAPAPPGKVAYAIVDVEGKGKFVIELNLEKAPNTAGNFIKLAKQGFYNGLTFHRVVPDFVVQGGDPNGNGTGGPGYTIPFEETGLKHEDGAVAMARKGDDKNSAGSQFYICLGPQHQLDGDYAVFGKVVQGMEVVRKIQQYDIMREVTISNTRPQL from the coding sequence ATGGCGGCTATCGCGTGCAGTCTTGTCGGCTGCACTAAGAAAGAGACACCCTCTGGAGAGGCTGCCATGGCGCCCAAGCAAGAGGAGGCAACGCAGGCACCCGCTGCGCCTGCGCCACCCGGTAAGGTCGCCTATGCTATCGTGGACGTAGAGGGCAAAGGCAAATTCGTGATCGAGCTCAACCTGGAGAAAGCCCCGAATACCGCCGGCAACTTCATCAAGCTGGCAAAGCAGGGCTTCTACAACGGATTGACGTTCCATCGCGTTGTGCCCGACTTCGTGGTACAGGGCGGCGACCCCAACGGCAACGGAACCGGCGGACCCGGCTACACCATCCCGTTTGAGGAAACCGGACTCAAACACGAGGACGGCGCGGTCGCAATGGCACGCAAGGGCGATGATAAGAACAGTGCAGGCAGTCAGTTCTACATCTGTCTGGGTCCTCAACACCAGCTGGACGGCGACTACGCGGTATTCGGCAAGGTGGTTCAGGGCATGGAAGTGGTGCGCAAAATCCAGCAGTACGACATCATGAGAGAGGTTACCATTTCCAATACCAGGCCACAGCTGTAA
- a CDS encoding iron-containing alcohol dehydrogenase, protein MEPEIVYGKQLIPDGLPAHKGWLVLVAPPLRETIASLLSGAEAYLVEATSLEESHLVHIAESLPPAGAILGIGGGVAIDTAKYIAWMRNVPLYLAPSVISVDAFLTESIAVRRDGRVHYLGEVYAQQVLIDFSLIQTAPPSLNRAGAGDILSIHTALWDWRAAAVAGADSYDETIATKSRALLDTLAQAADDIRRVTETGIRTLVELYAEEVRLCRLAGSSRPEEGSEHFWTYNVEHLYPRAYVHGELVSLGVLFMAQLQQNRLEWVAGLVRRLGIRYRPEEIGLSEEAVVHSLVTAKAYVESDGLAYSVLNLRPLNKEQALEMYRIVTTLGEGGSR, encoded by the coding sequence ATGGAACCTGAAATCGTCTACGGAAAGCAACTCATCCCCGATGGTCTTCCTGCACATAAGGGCTGGCTCGTTCTGGTAGCGCCCCCGCTGCGTGAAACTATTGCCTCGCTTCTGTCGGGTGCGGAGGCATATCTGGTGGAAGCCACTTCGCTGGAGGAATCCCATCTCGTACATATCGCGGAGAGCCTACCTCCTGCCGGTGCGATATTGGGCATCGGCGGCGGGGTGGCAATAGATACTGCCAAATACATCGCGTGGATGCGGAACGTACCTCTCTATCTGGCGCCGTCAGTCATCTCAGTGGACGCCTTTCTCACAGAGTCCATCGCGGTTCGACGCGATGGCCGCGTACACTATCTCGGCGAAGTGTATGCTCAACAGGTGTTGATAGACTTTTCGCTGATTCAAACGGCACCTCCATCGCTCAACCGCGCTGGCGCAGGCGACATCCTGTCGATACACACTGCCCTTTGGGACTGGCGTGCCGCAGCGGTAGCGGGTGCGGACTCATACGACGAAACCATTGCGACAAAAAGTCGGGCACTGCTCGACACGCTGGCTCAGGCGGCAGACGACATTCGTCGTGTCACAGAAACAGGCATTCGCACACTCGTGGAGTTATATGCGGAAGAAGTGCGCCTGTGTCGCCTTGCGGGTAGCAGCCGACCGGAAGAGGGTTCGGAGCACTTCTGGACTTACAACGTGGAACACCTGTACCCACGCGCTTACGTGCACGGGGAGCTGGTCAGTCTCGGTGTGCTGTTCATGGCGCAGCTACAACAGAACCGCCTGGAGTGGGTCGCTGGCCTCGTCCGTCGTCTGGGCATACGCTATCGTCCGGAAGAGATAGGACTGTCCGAGGAAGCGGTTGTCCACAGCCTCGTCACGGCAAAAGCATACGTAGAGAGCGATGGACTGGCATACAGTGTCCTTAACCTCCGTCCCTTGAACAAAGAGCAGGCGTTAGAGATGTACCGTATAGTGACCACACTCGGAGAGGGAGGTTCGAGATGA
- a CDS encoding N(4)-(beta-N-acetylglucosaminyl)-L-asparaginase has product MSQVLLTATWNFGKLAVERAFHMLELGSSALDALETGINAVELDTSVQSVGYGGLPNRAGYVELDAAIMDARGHRSGAVAALRGFRRPISVARRVMEVLPHALLVGEGAAEFAREQGFAEEETLSPEASQQWLRWRETQAPPADVEDNHDTVGMIIWTPDTIVVGCSTSGLKWKYPGRVGDSPIVGAGLYADEQVGAAVATGNGDEISRVALCARVVFFMEQGMSAQEACDKAIRYLMRKRPDENGVPPHAAVLAIRADGNFGVSASYAKFPYALHDGHRLRLEEIEALSPDGT; this is encoded by the coding sequence ATGAGCCAGGTACTGCTCACTGCCACTTGGAATTTCGGTAAACTGGCGGTAGAACGTGCTTTCCACATGCTGGAGCTGGGATCTTCCGCCCTCGACGCTCTCGAAACGGGTATCAACGCTGTCGAACTGGACACGAGCGTGCAGTCTGTCGGCTATGGCGGTTTACCCAACCGTGCGGGCTACGTGGAGCTGGACGCCGCCATCATGGACGCTCGTGGACATCGCTCTGGAGCGGTCGCCGCCCTTCGCGGCTTTCGTCGTCCCATCTCGGTGGCGCGGCGGGTGATGGAGGTGTTACCCCATGCGTTGCTGGTCGGCGAAGGCGCAGCGGAGTTCGCCCGCGAACAGGGCTTTGCCGAGGAGGAAACGCTTTCCCCAGAAGCTTCCCAACAGTGGCTGCGGTGGCGCGAAACACAGGCTCCTCCCGCCGATGTAGAGGACAACCACGACACGGTCGGTATGATTATCTGGACACCGGATACCATCGTAGTCGGTTGCTCCACATCAGGGCTGAAATGGAAATATCCCGGACGTGTCGGCGACAGCCCCATCGTTGGGGCTGGATTGTATGCTGATGAGCAGGTCGGCGCGGCGGTTGCCACTGGCAACGGGGACGAGATTAGCCGCGTGGCGCTGTGCGCCCGTGTGGTTTTCTTCATGGAACAGGGCATGAGCGCACAGGAGGCCTGCGACAAGGCGATCCGTTATCTGATGCGTAAACGCCCCGATGAAAACGGCGTACCACCGCACGCTGCGGTGCTGGCAATACGAGCAGACGGCAATTTCGGCGTCTCCGCCAGCTACGCAAAGTTCCCATACGCCCTGCACGACGGACACCGTTTGCGATTAGAAGAGATAGAGGCATTGTCTCCCGATGGAACCTGA
- the rfaE2 gene encoding D-glycero-beta-D-manno-heptose 1-phosphate adenylyltransferase: MLRRAADKIKEQRELAQIVDQRRHRGERCVFTNGCFDILHIGHIRYLQEARELGDYLVVAINSDDSVRQLKGSPRPFVTQDERAEMLAALESVDYVTVYEELTAEAVIDLLRPEIYVKGGDYRPDSIVEAPLVRSYGGQVVTVTLVQGRSTTRLVERVVRALTEREEEMV, encoded by the coding sequence TTGCTACGCAGAGCTGCTGACAAAATCAAAGAACAGCGCGAACTGGCGCAGATTGTAGATCAACGTCGCCATCGCGGTGAACGATGCGTGTTCACCAACGGATGTTTCGACATTCTGCACATAGGACACATCCGCTACCTGCAGGAAGCACGCGAATTAGGTGATTACCTAGTGGTAGCCATCAACAGTGACGATTCGGTACGCCAGCTGAAAGGCAGTCCTCGTCCGTTCGTCACACAGGACGAGCGCGCTGAAATGCTGGCTGCGCTGGAGAGTGTGGATTACGTTACTGTTTACGAGGAGTTGACTGCCGAGGCGGTTATCGACCTGTTGCGTCCGGAAATTTACGTGAAGGGCGGTGACTACAGGCCCGATAGTATTGTGGAAGCTCCTCTCGTGCGCTCATACGGGGGACAGGTCGTAACGGTTACCCTGGTTCAGGGGCGGTCTACCACCCGACTGGTCGAGCGCGTGGTGCGGGCACTGACTGAGCGGGAGGAAGAGATGGTATGA
- a CDS encoding Gfo/Idh/MocA family oxidoreductase, with protein sequence MLKIGFVDHHLNNFHANTFLKLLHEDLASEDVRVVAAWESHPTGEDWCAKNGVERKGSIAEVIESADVIMVLAPDNLADHLALCEQVLPAGKPTFIDKLLSPILPDAEKIVQMAQQYGTPITSSSALRFAVELEAMRPQLGGTISEAFARGMGEWMGYGVHTVALIVGLMGTGATRVADVGTPASRFLAIEYADGRRAMVEVHDCENMWNVFPWVFGAKVGNTYHVETVKDYNGFYLNLMKMAVQFFKTTQSPVSPQEALEVVRILDASNRSQQEGGAWVTL encoded by the coding sequence ATGCTGAAAATTGGCTTTGTAGACCATCACCTGAACAACTTTCACGCGAATACCTTCCTGAAGCTGCTCCATGAAGACCTTGCCAGCGAGGATGTGCGGGTGGTTGCTGCATGGGAAAGCCATCCAACAGGAGAGGACTGGTGCGCCAAAAATGGTGTGGAGCGCAAAGGCTCCATTGCGGAGGTAATAGAATCCGCAGACGTCATCATGGTGCTGGCGCCGGATAATCTGGCAGACCACCTCGCGTTGTGTGAACAGGTGCTGCCTGCAGGCAAACCGACTTTCATCGACAAGTTGCTCTCCCCCATCCTGCCCGACGCTGAGAAAATCGTGCAGATGGCACAGCAGTATGGCACGCCGATCACCTCTTCCAGTGCCCTGCGGTTCGCCGTGGAACTGGAAGCCATGCGCCCTCAGCTCGGCGGCACCATTTCCGAAGCCTTCGCGCGCGGCATGGGCGAGTGGATGGGTTACGGCGTGCATACGGTCGCGCTCATCGTGGGGCTGATGGGCACCGGCGCAACGCGAGTGGCTGATGTCGGTACACCAGCCAGCCGGTTCCTCGCCATCGAGTACGCGGATGGACGACGCGCCATGGTGGAAGTGCATGACTGCGAAAACATGTGGAACGTGTTCCCCTGGGTCTTTGGTGCAAAGGTCGGCAACACCTACCACGTGGAGACCGTCAAAGACTATAACGGCTTCTACCTGAACCTGATGAAAATGGCAGTGCAGTTTTTTAAGACGACGCAATCGCCAGTGTCGCCCCAGGAAGCACTCGAAGTGGTGCGCATTCTGGATGCCAGCAATCGCTCCCAGCAAGAGGGAGGCGCGTGGGTAACTCTGTAA